The DNA sequence CAGAGATGTACTTTGTGGATCTCAGCTCCCTGCAGCCCACCTGGCTCTGGTCTGGGCCTGAGACATGAAAAGTGAATTACATGTAGGCTACATATACTCTGTTTCTACTGCTACTGTACAGATCTACTTCTGAGAAAATGTATCAGCTATGGGTTAGGTGCCATTCTTTAACTTCTTTATAAACTTATCTGGCAAGTCACAAAACTGTTGATTCTAAACCTTAGTAAAATGTTCACTTACAACATATTCTGGCAAGATATTTGCCTATACTGACTAGTCCTGCATCCTGCTTTGTACGCCCACCACCTGCCCCGACCACCTCGCTGCAGCTCCGGTGCAGTGCATAAATGTAGCTCTTCATTCACTCAAAAATATGTTGCCTGCAAGTATACTGCAATACAGCCACTGATTACGTTTATTAATTACATGTTAGAGAAAACAATTGGTTACACTTTACAATGAGAGACTACCAAATTTTGGTTAGTTATTGCCAAGGAACAAATGAGGAACTAACTGCTAACTGTGCTTTTAGTTAATGAGTAACTCCTAATCAAATTGTAACCCTAGCTAACGATTAGTTAATGATAAGTTAAAGGATTTCTATGGTATTTTTCCACCTAGCCCCcattttctcatgtttttgtgtctatgtgactaattgggacaacatttttccagtcaaACAGGACTGCAACGTTATCCTTACTgtgtcaaagtacgtccactaaagtgccaCTGACTGGCTCAGATTGTTTAGATTAGAAGTGGCTGACAACagtatggaaaggatccctacagagacagacttttttaaagaataagatcctttttgtttttacctgcaACAACTTtgttcaaagccaccagacttcATTAACAAAACCAGTTTATCTGTGtactgctgctgactgcagcgCGCTCGGTTCGTACTGGACcagttttaaagaaatgttgtcCCCAttagtcacacagacacaaaaacctGGGAAAATAGTGAAATAGTGAATAGAAAAAGTGACCCATTAATTAAGAAACACGTGAGGAACAAATTGGAAAATACTTGATAACTGGTGAATGGTTAATAAGTACTTCTCTAATAATTCCTGTTGGAGGactatattaattatataatgattcattaaagctgcagtaggcAACAACTGCAAAACCTTCCGCATCGCAATATGCTACTCTGCTAAACCCCTCCCAGCAAACCCACAAGAAGGAGCTCATCCTGCGTAGGGCTCAAAGACGCCCCTCTGATGCGTGGTGGCCCGGGGCAGAGAACCCCAGGCTTCAGAAGCAGCTAAGTCAAACTTCTAACAGCAGGATGAGAGGCTAGTACTCCTCTGCCCCCCcaaaagttattccccactgtttgtcgTCATGCCTTTTCGCTCGTTGATACGAGCGTCCTGGCATCGAACACCACCACTGTACCACACTGTTGTCTGCAAAGGAGGGATGGGCAGTTCTTTCACTGCTGCTGGTTTTTTCTcagacattgtgtttgcaaaacctCTGAAGCAGCGCTGACTGACTGTGTTAGAGACTCCTCCTGGCTCTCATTTTGACGTGAATTAGAATCCACAAACGCAAATGGCACAAGGAGCAGAATATAGTGGATATAGTGGCAGTGAGCAAATTTGACAACaagttatttttatataagTTTCCTACTGAACCTTAAATTTAGGATCTCTTAGTATATTCTCTAGTAGCTCATCATTTTCTATTCTATAGTCCTTCATTTGGACTTACACTTGTTTCTTAATTAACTATTCATTCACTAATTATTAGCTACTCTATAAGATTTGATTAAGAGTAACTCATTAACTAATTGTTCACTAGCAGTTAGTTCCTCATTCGTTTCCTAATAACTACTCAAAAAGTTGTAAAGTGCTACCAAACAATGGTAATGGTAAACAAAGGTTATTTCTAGGAGACATGGTTGAAATAATCACAATTTTTATTGTCAACTCTGATATTGCTGACCCATTTGTATTGTCTGCCATGACTGAGGTCTTTTAGCCAGGTCCTGGTGGAATCAGAGCGTGGAGTGACTGTCTTGAAATGTTTGTTGTCACTGTATGATTGTattgatgttttattgtttctttttggtttgtgttgtgttttgggaattcctgttttgctgctgtttctgtctTTATAGTGTTGTCTTTTTGATGTCCCCGTTCcatacatttttatcattttttagGTTTAAAACATCTTGCCAAAggactgcagttgaaaattagccaGCTGCCTATCACTGGCACATTTACCATAATGCTGATTAATGTGTGTTGTCGTTGCTGtccatgaaatgaaatgaaatttgttctatttattttattctaaatgtttgctttatttaaatttgGTATTTTCATTTGCACATAATGCATTTTGTTTACTGGGCAGCACAATAGGCACCTCAGgatttatatactgtaggtagGCAGGTAAAGGACTGCATTCACCTGGGAGGGCAGGAGCTGggatttctttgttctttgtttgcTTGGTTGCTAaggataaataataataaaaccacaaaaatcTCTGTATAAACAATGGACGTTTTGCCTGTGTACAAGTGATCCCTCTGGTGCACAAGGGGACAatacgattttttttttttactttcttcatCCCGAAGTTCCAATACATAGTCTTGCCTTTAAGCTAATGTTCCCTTGTTTACTTGTTTGACTTTTGATTAAATCACAGTGATAATGCACCTTACAGGAGCACTGATGGGGACACTTGCTAATGGattaagtcatttttatttctaaaatcaaGGAGATCCAACTTCCCTTTAGGGTATTTGAAAATGCACCTGTTCCACCTGCCTCACGCAACACTACAGTAAGAGAGAACAGTGTCACCTATTCAGTGTCATCAGTCAGAAACAATATGTGCCAAGCAAAGTTATGGAAATGTACTGTCACGGCGTCGTTTGGACTCACCATTACGCACCGCGTCAGCCAGCCGTCTCCCGCCGTTCCTCGCTTGGTTTGTGTCCTCGTTAGCTGGCTCGTCTTCAGTGTGGTGGACCGGCTGAGTACTGACTGACTCTGTGGCGTCGTTGTGAACAGCTGAGTTGCTCCTGCTCAGCAGCAACAGGAGCGCCAGGAGCTGGAGTCCGCAGGCAAGACGGAGCATGACTGCACCTGACTGATGTGACACCTGATGAATGACCAACCTGCCGCGGCTGGGTTTATATATCCTCCACTGTAGTGACGCTTTATGAATGAACACGGAACACCCACCTGTACTGCAGCCTGCACCGAGCTCCAGTCACTCCTGCTGCTCCAAATCTCTCTAAGCAAGAAGTCTTCTCTGTGCGCAGTGATGCATTCTGAGTAAATTACAGCGGGTTCATTCTTTTTACCAATAAAATCGTAGAACATCTGTCGGTCATCTGCCATCATCCATTACCTGCCTCACGTTATTTACTTGTGACGAATATTTACTGCCTATGTATCAAAATTTATAGGCTATACGGATGCAGATGTGCATCACTGTAGGCAAACGTTACTGTCA is a window from the Micropterus dolomieu isolate WLL.071019.BEF.003 ecotype Adirondacks linkage group LG20, ASM2129224v1, whole genome shotgun sequence genome containing:
- the LOC123959285 gene encoding sclerostin domain-containing protein 1-like is translated as MADDRQMFYDFIGKKNEPAVIYSECITAHREDFLLREIWSSRSDWSSVQAAVQLLALLLLLSRSNSAVHNDATESVSTQPVHHTEDEPANEDTNQARNGGRRLADAVRNGPDQSQVGCRELRSTKYISDGQCTSVTPIKELVCAGECLPAHLLPNWIGGYTGRYWSRRDAQEWRCVIDRTRTQRIQLQCQDGTSRTYKITVVTSCKCKRYSRQQNDSGHKDTSVHSSTQRKNQKKAGRPDETVGGQSDF